A single region of the Oenococcus kitaharae DSM 17330 genome encodes:
- a CDS encoding GW dipeptide domain-containing protein — protein sequence MQILRKKLYKSGKNWVIGVAITTVALMAPQLSVSADGTQAPQEPTTTEQVTQQPAKTDPAATATDQSAATNAQPASVSPATTSPDTTAEASSGTADTGSQNTVDQAPATDNGTASQPATNPQQPETPTVPVSANTNSSRDGLTHTDAQEARSQYFHGRYSQLNDNGVFYAGFLDASINNLTGSQINALNNDHWHGSQGTPNLTISDLNSMNQSANWQNPSNSYPAVDPTKIQNLPAAVTVDTSPNPTTGHVNNQPTQLDVWDSWPVQNPTDGSIQTIRIGRHTYQVVIAMAGVGATWSDGHLYLFYKADDQNNRDLTSAAIDQWKTTGAIFQNNVVEENYQWGYNPDNSPAHVYAASNPAIQDPRLGFHQDNPIESQQWSGSAILNADNTIQLYYTSVEIADNYSHLATAQLGLYADANDNLYTRVLNDHIIFDGDGQQYMTDQQAYDGKVQATKNDQPLMDTALRDPHIIFVANASGGTDRYLAFEGSAPINTQDHLQDLNNLSSYSSDSQDAVNQQYSLLASDSGSIDIAKVANSVIGLIKLNDDNSVDTVMAPMITATLASEELERPSIVFLNGKYYLFTSTRIGRSSINNSDDANNVMMLGFVSDTINGQYRPLNGNGLVVSSSQPSNSRTFNYSYFAIKVPNSNRVIITTYMTNRNFAAGANNYATFGPSFEIAINGDQTSIIPGSVMAQGAIAESASATAIGAFLATVDHYEAAIVSSTSTNYTGTIRNLPGRNEGIFVNGPALTSADTSTASAEYSSSQLQGDRVQVLGQALTVRSNGSYYTFLKVQDLDQNNLEFWIDQRGVAANDYDSVILNESRNQWATVASRPYDGVYLLGPANTNEQTTVTGGNGRASDFNGHNVHVLQIETTHRKTNNRDYQYAYVSDGNQSYWVDVRALNFAPFSRVIHNSYGLNYQAYIAAGTRRDGLYEDAAALSTPDAQHDFAVSNSVNHHIVNVLESVETVRANGQHYTYLRVHDQNIQDGAGINEYWIDTRSVSVFDVQSAPTTLSGRYAIIAPGRRTDSIYTAGPALTSIATLDGNGSIGDYRNQTVRVLQSVTTTRASNNLRYTYVQVTNGSDTFWVDSRSLNVQPYATRRTVTNFRTSARISEPQGRNDMVYENGPALTSNDTVVPMAVLKDLHLQNRAVTVLAVVETNRGSSRQPRLYQYAQVRVSGTNQIFWVDRRALA from the coding sequence GTGCAAATTTTAAGAAAGAAACTATATAAATCCGGCAAAAATTGGGTAATTGGCGTTGCTATTACGACAGTTGCTTTGATGGCTCCTCAACTATCAGTTTCGGCCGATGGCACACAGGCACCGCAAGAGCCGACAACAACTGAACAGGTTACTCAGCAGCCTGCAAAGACAGATCCCGCAGCAACAGCGACAGATCAATCTGCAGCTACTAATGCACAGCCTGCTAGTGTCAGCCCGGCGACGACAAGTCCTGATACTACCGCAGAAGCTAGCAGCGGCACCGCCGACACAGGTTCGCAAAACACCGTTGATCAAGCACCAGCAACTGATAATGGAACCGCATCTCAACCAGCAACCAATCCGCAGCAGCCTGAAACACCAACTGTACCTGTTTCGGCAAATACGAATAGTAGTCGCGATGGACTAACCCATACTGACGCACAAGAAGCCCGTTCGCAATATTTTCATGGCCGTTATTCACAATTAAATGACAATGGTGTTTTTTATGCAGGATTTTTGGACGCATCAATTAATAATTTGACTGGCAGCCAGATCAATGCATTAAATAACGACCACTGGCATGGCAGCCAAGGGACACCAAATCTGACCATCTCTGATTTGAATAGTATGAATCAAAGTGCAAACTGGCAGAATCCTAGTAATTCTTACCCAGCGGTCGATCCGACAAAAATTCAGAATCTGCCGGCTGCCGTCACCGTGGATACAAGTCCGAACCCTACAACCGGCCATGTCAATAATCAGCCAACGCAATTGGATGTCTGGGATTCCTGGCCAGTGCAGAATCCAACCGATGGTTCGATTCAAACGATTAGGATCGGCCGGCATACCTATCAAGTGGTGATTGCCATGGCTGGCGTGGGTGCTACTTGGTCTGACGGGCACTTGTATCTTTTCTATAAGGCTGATGATCAAAACAACCGTGATTTGACATCAGCTGCGATTGATCAGTGGAAAACAACCGGTGCCATCTTCCAAAATAATGTTGTTGAAGAGAATTATCAGTGGGGGTATAACCCTGATAATTCACCAGCACATGTTTATGCCGCATCTAATCCCGCTATCCAAGATCCTCGTTTAGGTTTCCATCAAGATAATCCGATTGAATCACAGCAATGGTCGGGTTCGGCTATTTTGAACGCGGATAATACGATCCAGCTTTATTACACGTCTGTTGAAATTGCTGATAATTATTCGCATTTAGCCACAGCGCAGCTGGGCTTATATGCGGATGCAAATGATAATCTCTATACGAGAGTTCTGAACGATCACATTATTTTTGATGGTGACGGCCAGCAGTATATGACCGACCAGCAGGCTTATGATGGCAAGGTTCAGGCGACGAAAAATGACCAGCCGTTAATGGATACGGCTCTGCGTGATCCGCATATCATTTTCGTAGCTAATGCTAGTGGCGGTACTGACCGTTACCTAGCTTTTGAAGGATCGGCGCCAATTAATACGCAAGATCATCTCCAAGATTTAAATAATCTATCTTCCTATTCATCAGATTCTCAAGATGCTGTCAATCAGCAATATTCGTTGCTAGCCTCTGATAGCGGTAGTATCGATATTGCTAAAGTTGCTAATTCTGTGATCGGTTTGATTAAGCTGAATGATGATAATAGTGTCGATACCGTTATGGCACCAATGATTACAGCCACCTTAGCTTCAGAAGAGTTGGAACGTCCATCAATCGTCTTTTTAAATGGCAAGTATTACTTGTTTACTTCGACAAGAATCGGACGTTCTTCGATTAACAACTCTGATGATGCGAACAACGTCATGATGCTGGGTTTTGTCTCCGATACGATCAATGGCCAATACCGTCCCTTGAATGGTAATGGCTTAGTCGTGTCAAGCTCACAGCCTAGCAATAGCAGGACCTTCAATTATTCTTATTTTGCCATCAAGGTGCCCAACAGTAATCGTGTGATTATTACTACCTACATGACGAACCGTAATTTTGCGGCTGGTGCCAATAATTATGCAACCTTTGGCCCTTCTTTTGAGATTGCCATCAATGGTGATCAGACCAGTATCATCCCGGGCTCTGTCATGGCTCAAGGAGCGATTGCTGAAAGTGCATCGGCTACAGCAATTGGTGCTTTTTTGGCAACCGTGGATCATTATGAAGCTGCGATTGTATCTTCTACTTCGACAAATTATACTGGCACGATCAGGAATTTGCCTGGCCGCAATGAAGGCATCTTTGTAAATGGCCCTGCACTGACTTCTGCTGACACGAGCACAGCTTCTGCTGAGTATTCTTCTTCGCAATTGCAAGGAGACCGCGTTCAGGTGTTGGGGCAAGCATTAACAGTTCGTTCCAATGGCAGCTACTACACATTTTTGAAGGTTCAAGATCTCGATCAGAACAATTTGGAATTCTGGATCGACCAGCGAGGCGTGGCTGCCAATGATTACGATTCTGTTATCTTAAATGAATCAAGAAATCAGTGGGCAACTGTTGCCAGCCGTCCTTATGATGGTGTTTATCTTCTTGGCCCAGCAAATACAAACGAGCAGACTACTGTTACTGGTGGCAACGGGCGGGCCTCTGACTTCAATGGGCATAATGTGCATGTCCTGCAAATCGAGACAACTCACAGAAAGACTAATAATCGAGATTATCAGTACGCTTATGTCAGTGATGGCAACCAGTCTTATTGGGTCGATGTCCGTGCACTGAATTTCGCGCCGTTTTCCCGTGTTATTCACAATTCATATGGATTGAATTATCAAGCTTATATTGCGGCTGGCACCCGTCGTGATGGTCTTTACGAGGATGCTGCAGCCTTATCGACGCCTGATGCGCAACATGATTTTGCGGTATCTAATTCAGTTAATCATCATATTGTCAATGTGCTGGAATCTGTCGAGACAGTTCGTGCCAACGGCCAGCACTATACTTATTTACGTGTTCATGACCAGAACATTCAAGACGGTGCTGGTATCAACGAGTATTGGATTGATACACGGTCTGTTTCGGTTTTTGATGTGCAATCTGCACCAACTACATTATCCGGCCGTTATGCCATCATCGCTCCCGGCCGCCGCACTGATTCAATCTATACTGCTGGACCGGCACTGACCAGTATCGCTACTCTGGATGGTAATGGTTCAATTGGCGATTATCGCAATCAGACAGTTCGGGTTCTTCAGAGCGTCACGACAACGCGCGCAAGCAACAATCTTCGCTATACCTATGTCCAGGTGACAAACGGATCTGACACTTTCTGGGTTGATTCTCGTTCTCTGAATGTCCAGCCTTATGCAACAAGGCGGACAGTCACTAATTTCCGAACCTCAGCTCGTATCAGCGAACCTCAAGGACGCAACGATATGGTGTATGAAAACGGGCCGGCTTTGACGAGCAATGATACAGTTGTACCGATGGCTGTACTAAAAGACCTGCACTTGCAAAACCGTGCGGTAACCGTTCTGGCCGTCGTCGAAACTAATCGTGGCAGCAGCAGACAGCCGCGACTATATCAATACGCACAAGTCCGAGTTTCAGGCACGAACCAAATTTTCTGGGTTGACCGTCGCGCTTTGGCTTAA
- a CDS encoding type II toxin-antitoxin system HicB family antitoxin, with product MKERYLVYPAIFEKDGQGYVVNFPDVPNAFTEGDNLKQALVRASEVLGAILTVDYQDVYPTASDISQIKVQGQQAVYPVEVDLVQAREQTKSVSVKKNTTIPADLARRAEAQGINFSQTLTEALEKKLKVC from the coding sequence ATGAAAGAACGTTATCTCGTTTATCCAGCCATTTTTGAGAAAGATGGGCAAGGTTATGTTGTTAACTTTCCCGATGTACCTAATGCTTTTACTGAAGGGGATAATCTCAAGCAGGCTTTGGTTCGAGCATCAGAAGTATTAGGCGCCATCTTAACTGTTGACTACCAGGATGTCTATCCAACTGCATCTGATATTAGTCAGATCAAAGTTCAGGGCCAGCAAGCTGTTTACCCAGTCGAAGTTGATCTGGTTCAGGCACGTGAACAAACTAAGTCTGTATCAGTGAAAAAGAATACAACCATCCCAGCTGATTTAGCTAGGCGGGCGGAAGCACAAGGAATTAATTTCTCTCAAACTCTTACTGAGGCTTTGGAGAAAAAACTGAAAGTCTGCTAA
- a CDS encoding type II toxin-antitoxin system HicA family toxin produces the protein MVEHRAKEVVEMLKAAGYIESYINGDHHIFKKTGRRSIPVPYSHLKDAIRIGTYRSIIRSIKEAN, from the coding sequence ATGGTGGAACACCGGGCAAAAGAGGTTGTGGAGATGTTAAAGGCAGCCGGATATATTGAAAGTTATATTAACGGTGATCACCATATTTTCAAGAAGACAGGCAGGCGTTCGATACCGGTTCCGTATAGTCATTTAAAAGATGCTATTCGAATTGGTACTTATCGATCAATCATTCGCAGCATCAAGGAGGCAAATTGA
- a CDS encoding glycosyltransferase: MLKIVTYQDAVHNRIFDDTVSKRIALVIPAHNEADTIGGVLKSIVEQMGIADHMLDIFIALDNCSDGTEQEVTKYADQLNLYLLKTVNNKERKSGALNQIYRLFFGDLTHEALSDQHLKAVANIDAFVGMDADVYLAKDCLLTLYQELTEQYKTGVVSANYQCLLPESINVIPRNDPNREYLLKHGKFGGPLSRFYAVAQNVEFSTWTIKQKVNNHTAQIAGGQCSMFRPETLRDIYRHFKMNGIYSNESDTEDLLLTQQIREVGWQCKISDSARCYVDSMTTFRGLYNQRKKWQAGIIQYMTKAGVSTAYARQLWSQELLMGFNLLIRLMLIVLIPVALLLNEYVWSYIWFMPIFVSAILNTVATIKTPNKRWVDVLFALTTIPAELTIWFKIVVHLSSWRDSFRIEKLDGWAMQYQAENGTLKRSYNWLYIVLTLAAAIVVGFYFKWLSVDLLVMTVKPYLNAAFNVLTYLTITTFVFMLFQLSKLRGHYRA; encoded by the coding sequence ATGCTCAAAATCGTTACCTACCAAGATGCTGTACACAATAGAATATTTGATGATACTGTTTCAAAGCGAATTGCACTTGTCATTCCTGCACATAATGAAGCCGATACGATCGGAGGCGTACTTAAAAGCATTGTGGAGCAAATGGGTATCGCGGATCATATGCTCGATATTTTTATCGCCTTGGATAACTGCAGCGATGGAACTGAGCAAGAGGTCACCAAGTATGCCGATCAATTGAATCTTTATCTGCTCAAGACTGTCAATAATAAGGAACGTAAGTCCGGCGCGTTGAATCAAATTTACCGTCTGTTCTTTGGGGACCTGACGCACGAGGCGTTATCTGATCAGCATTTAAAAGCTGTGGCTAATATTGATGCCTTTGTTGGCATGGATGCCGATGTCTATCTGGCAAAAGATTGCCTGCTGACTTTGTATCAGGAACTCACAGAGCAGTATAAGACTGGTGTTGTCAGTGCGAATTATCAGTGCCTGCTTCCGGAAAGCATCAATGTAATTCCGCGAAATGATCCTAATCGGGAATATTTATTGAAACATGGCAAGTTTGGCGGCCCGCTATCACGTTTTTATGCCGTTGCACAGAATGTCGAGTTTTCGACTTGGACGATCAAACAAAAAGTCAATAATCATACGGCTCAAATTGCCGGCGGCCAGTGTTCGATGTTTCGCCCGGAGACATTAAGGGATATTTATCGGCACTTTAAAATGAACGGTATTTATTCAAATGAGAGTGATACTGAGGATTTGCTGCTGACTCAGCAGATTCGAGAAGTCGGCTGGCAATGCAAAATTAGCGACTCGGCCCGCTGCTATGTGGATTCGATGACGACTTTCCGCGGTTTGTATAATCAGAGAAAGAAGTGGCAAGCCGGGATTATCCAGTATATGACCAAAGCCGGTGTCTCGACTGCTTATGCGCGTCAACTGTGGAGCCAAGAATTGTTGATGGGTTTTAACCTGTTGATCCGGCTGATGCTGATTGTTTTGATTCCGGTGGCGCTGCTGCTCAATGAATACGTCTGGTCTTATATCTGGTTTATGCCCATTTTCGTCTCGGCAATTCTGAATACCGTAGCGACGATCAAGACACCCAACAAGCGCTGGGTCGATGTGCTTTTCGCACTGACGACCATTCCGGCCGAGCTGACAATTTGGTTTAAAATTGTTGTCCATCTATCCAGCTGGCGCGACTCATTTAGGATCGAGAAACTCGATGGCTGGGCGATGCAATATCAAGCAGAAAATGGTACTTTGAAACGCAGTTACAACTGGCTGTATATTGTCCTGACTTTAGCAGCAGCGATTGTAGTTGGTTTCTATTTCAAATGGCTGAGCGTGGATCTGCTTGTTATGACCGTCAAGCCGTATTTGAACGCTGCATTCAACGTCTTGACCTATCTGACGATCACGACTTTTGTCTTCATGCTTTTCCAGCTTAGTAAGCTGAGGGGACATTATCGGGCATAA
- a CDS encoding ribbon-helix-helix domain-containing protein, translating into MKKRVTFALEEDLIVELKTISKETMIPQSRLVEKAVEDLLVEEQKKIDEGAFDV; encoded by the coding sequence ATGAAGAAAAGAGTAACATTCGCCCTTGAAGAAGACCTCATCGTCGAATTAAAAACAATTTCAAAAGAGACCATGATTCCACAGTCCCGCTTGGTAGAAAAAGCCGTCGAAGATCTGCTGGTAGAAGAGCAAAAGAAGATTGACGAAGGCGCCTTTGACGTTTAG
- a CDS encoding DUF916 and DUF3324 domain-containing protein has protein sequence MLKKTLHQSRIIFILTICLGLFLFNFSSAHVAHAAELSFSVSTNIPNNQIDKSRSFFDLEMKPSQKQTVTVLLTNNTSQAITVNVGVNAAKTNLNGVIEYGKSSLKNDKSLKYPLEKLVRYPKTVTIPAKQSQAVPFTITMPNKLYKGIVLGGLTFQQKDDSKASASSSSQKGTVVQNKFVYAVAMILRESAQAVKPVLALASAQPNQADGRNLINARILNKKSLLMSSVKVSAKVYRKGQGTPIYSSTIGNMQIAPNNALNYPIYLKGARMQAGSYTARVQVTATAYKNPQTWHFSKNFQIKASTAGSLNKSTVEQIKGPDYSWVLPAVIIVLLVVMIILLIILLMRRRTSNK, from the coding sequence GTGCTGAAAAAAACTTTACATCAATCAAGAATTATTTTTATCCTGACAATCTGCTTGGGACTTTTTTTATTTAATTTCTCATCGGCTCATGTTGCTCATGCCGCTGAATTGAGTTTTTCTGTTTCGACCAATATTCCGAACAATCAAATTGATAAAAGCAGAAGTTTCTTCGATCTAGAGATGAAGCCAAGCCAAAAGCAGACTGTAACGGTCCTTTTGACGAACAATACCTCTCAGGCGATTACGGTCAACGTTGGTGTCAATGCTGCTAAGACAAATCTGAATGGTGTGATCGAATATGGCAAGTCATCTTTAAAAAATGATAAGTCGCTTAAATATCCTTTGGAAAAATTAGTGCGGTATCCAAAGACGGTCACGATTCCGGCAAAACAGTCACAGGCAGTGCCTTTTACCATTACAATGCCTAATAAGCTTTACAAGGGCATTGTTTTAGGAGGCTTGACTTTTCAACAGAAGGATGACAGCAAAGCAAGTGCTTCATCCAGCTCGCAGAAAGGAACTGTTGTCCAAAATAAATTCGTCTATGCTGTCGCGATGATTCTAAGAGAATCGGCTCAAGCGGTCAAACCAGTTTTGGCTTTGGCTTCGGCTCAGCCTAACCAAGCGGATGGCAGGAACTTGATTAATGCGCGAATTCTAAATAAAAAGTCTTTATTGATGTCGTCTGTTAAGGTTTCGGCTAAGGTATATCGCAAAGGGCAAGGCACGCCTATTTATTCCTCGACAATTGGCAATATGCAAATTGCTCCGAATAACGCACTTAACTATCCAATTTATTTGAAAGGTGCCCGCATGCAGGCTGGTTCCTATACAGCTCGCGTTCAAGTGACGGCCACTGCATACAAGAATCCTCAGACTTGGCATTTTTCAAAGAATTTTCAAATTAAAGCTTCAACGGCTGGTTCTCTGAATAAATCGACCGTTGAACAAATTAAGGGGCCGGATTATAGTTGGGTATTGCCGGCTGTGATTATCGTTCTGTTGGTCGTCATGATTATCTTGCTGATTATCTTATTGATGAGAAGACGCACGTCAAATAAGTAA
- a CDS encoding WxL domain-containing protein codes for MTKRTNIKLNLLAGALAVVVGLAPAGAAFADDTTKPTTGTVIFDSASKQAVLTQVPSTLAADSNDINSLASGDKTINLTYADKDNQIIITDFSGTGAGWNLTANIETPFANANHVNSALEDATISINKGDSTISNVTDSSVQATDATISTTKSNILTANANEGMGVTTDSIAKFTLNIPAHNRLYTGTYTASITWTLGAVPTTGGN; via the coding sequence ATGACTAAACGAACAAATATTAAACTTAATTTATTGGCTGGTGCCCTTGCTGTTGTTGTCGGGTTGGCACCTGCAGGCGCAGCTTTCGCTGATGATACAACAAAGCCAACAACTGGCACCGTTATATTTGACAGTGCTAGTAAACAAGCTGTTTTAACTCAAGTACCATCAACCTTAGCAGCCGATTCTAACGATATCAATAGCCTCGCAAGTGGAGACAAGACAATTAATCTGACTTATGCTGATAAGGATAATCAAATCATTATCACGGATTTTAGTGGCACTGGCGCCGGTTGGAATTTAACTGCTAACATAGAAACGCCCTTTGCAAATGCCAACCATGTCAATAGTGCATTAGAGGATGCCACTATCTCGATCAATAAGGGTGATAGTACTATTTCTAATGTGACGGATTCAAGCGTGCAGGCCACGGATGCTACTATTTCGACCACTAAAAGTAATATTCTAACCGCTAATGCTAATGAAGGCATGGGCGTGACAACAGATTCAATTGCAAAGTTCACATTGAATATTCCTGCACACAATAGGCTATATACAGGTACTTATACTGCCTCAATCACATGGACATTAGGTGCTGTACCGACTACTGGTGGTAACTAA
- a CDS encoding collagen-binding domain-containing protein — translation MVLVFVLSFDSINYTGNYNTKILSAGKTIVPANKSAVFEKLANTNQLPAAGNWTDDFKNVNANGIFGLASQFNVFANNLYQSQSVVGNAAVKNLASTGGDGAGEFGTRGISYIQSSLAFNGVIHSQAGTLILGNAVNYQANFQYGKPGIDRNRLEDFSGNVRQDQKKQQYINFQDQFDQLESHSKTLAAYSKNNVPAISVSSYSPRKTFDLSAIDAINGTKYITIKAADISSTQLFILKGISDATNIVITVDTSGQNNVIFTNSQFFNEVEGRVLVGKNLMFNFFNNANQSDYTGQVTFNNVMTSLNYAVLATAATVNLQSKPFHGNVAANTVNQQYSTYSDEQMSDITMPTPAAPSAPVISDVPDVNFGQINLGGPQSAQGLWSEDLAVTGQQNQKIAINVALTQNFTNQQVDYAADSVRWSLLNLGSQAVTPFSETGVPMTSLSYTIQKSGTSEYPLKNYALVVSNLGSVKYAGNYSATLTWTFTDSP, via the coding sequence GTGGTATTAGTTTTCGTGTTATCTTTTGACTCAATTAATTATACAGGAAATTATAACACTAAAATTCTCTCAGCTGGGAAAACAATTGTCCCTGCTAATAAAAGTGCGGTCTTTGAAAAATTAGCGAATACTAATCAGCTGCCAGCCGCGGGTAATTGGACCGACGATTTTAAAAATGTTAATGCGAATGGTATTTTTGGCCTTGCGAGTCAGTTCAATGTTTTCGCAAATAATTTATATCAATCGCAGAGCGTAGTAGGCAATGCGGCCGTTAAGAACTTAGCCAGTACAGGTGGTGACGGCGCCGGGGAGTTTGGCACGAGGGGCATCTCTTACATACAATCTTCGCTTGCGTTCAATGGTGTCATACACAGTCAAGCTGGTACTTTGATTCTGGGCAATGCCGTGAATTACCAAGCGAATTTTCAATATGGTAAACCCGGTATCGACCGAAATAGATTAGAGGATTTTTCTGGCAATGTTCGGCAGGATCAAAAGAAGCAACAGTACATCAATTTTCAAGATCAGTTTGACCAGCTAGAATCACATTCAAAGACCTTGGCTGCATATTCTAAAAATAACGTTCCCGCAATTTCTGTCAGCTCCTACTCTCCTAGAAAAACATTTGACTTGTCTGCCATTGATGCTATTAACGGCACGAAATATATCACGATTAAAGCTGCCGACATATCTTCAACGCAGTTATTTATTTTGAAAGGCATCTCTGATGCAACCAATATTGTCATAACAGTTGATACTTCTGGTCAGAATAACGTTATATTCACTAATTCTCAGTTTTTTAACGAAGTTGAGGGACGGGTTTTGGTTGGGAAAAATTTGATGTTCAATTTTTTTAATAATGCCAACCAATCTGATTATACGGGCCAGGTTACTTTCAATAATGTCATGACGAGCTTGAATTATGCTGTTCTGGCGACTGCAGCAACAGTCAATTTGCAAAGTAAGCCATTTCATGGCAACGTAGCTGCTAATACGGTTAACCAGCAATATTCAACTTATAGTGACGAACAAATGTCTGACATCACGATGCCCACTCCTGCTGCGCCGTCCGCGCCCGTGATTAGTGATGTGCCTGATGTCAACTTCGGCCAAATTAATTTAGGCGGTCCGCAAAGTGCTCAGGGTTTATGGTCAGAAGATCTGGCCGTTACGGGACAGCAGAATCAAAAGATTGCGATTAACGTTGCTCTGACCCAAAATTTTACGAACCAACAGGTAGATTATGCTGCGGATTCGGTTAGATGGAGTTTATTGAATTTGGGCAGTCAGGCTGTCACGCCGTTTTCCGAGACGGGTGTGCCGATGACCTCTTTGTCCTATACCATTCAGAAAAGCGGTACAAGCGAATACCCACTGAAAAATTACGCCCTGGTTGTGTCGAATTTAGGCTCTGTTAAATATGCCGGAAATTATTCAGCTACTCTGACTTGGACATTTACGGACAGTCCTTAA
- a CDS encoding Txe/YoeB family addiction module toxin produces the protein MPIDFLDEAWEEYIAWQNEDRKTVKRINHIILSINRDGLDKGLGRPEHLKYQDGWSSRINSKDRLVYAMKDSHLIIVACKNHYK, from the coding sequence ATGCCAATTGATTTTTTGGATGAAGCTTGGGAAGAATATATTGCTTGGCAAAATGAAGACCGTAAAACTGTTAAACGAATCAATCATATCATTCTTTCAATTAATCGAGATGGTCTGGACAAGGGATTGGGCAGGCCAGAACATTTAAAATATCAAGACGGCTGGTCAAGCAGAATCAATAGTAAGGATCGCTTAGTCTATGCCATGAAGGATAGCCACTTAATTATTGTGGCTTGTAAAAATCATTATAAGTAA
- a CDS encoding type II toxin-antitoxin system RelB/DinJ family antitoxin, whose product MSDPDNKKVSISVKTNQADKEQAAAIFDSLGLNLSTAINIFIKKSIVEGGLPFDVKDPFYSEANQAELDCRFKKIANNKGIHSHRPLDDEIADHAN is encoded by the coding sequence ATGTCAGATCCCGACAATAAAAAAGTTTCCATTTCTGTCAAAACGAATCAGGCGGATAAAGAACAAGCTGCAGCCATCTTTGATAGCTTGGGACTAAATCTTTCGACCGCGATTAATATTTTTATTAAGAAAAGCATTGTTGAGGGTGGGCTGCCTTTTGATGTTAAAGATCCGTTCTACAGTGAAGCCAATCAAGCTGAGCTTGATTGCCGTTTCAAAAAAATTGCCAATAACAAGGGTATCCACTCCCATCGGCCTCTAGACGATGAGATAGCTGACCATGCCAATTGA
- a CDS encoding PBECR4 domain-containing protein, with product MVYQHPTVSEYLHSRAYIIEEWRALHGQFKDTFLNKNTVYEYKQGKKLYKVHIDFTKGSFLHLLGLDYQAQKLDKARFWEKIDQNIDLNLDLLTFAHESFGSNKNTLVQLFEYKRSALKCADELFHEGVCISSAAVYPKLKYDLMLRSRKDTLGIALMQNPKGEPDHYILKSTLNLSRQLTNKGSQGNGQHTLYIGQG from the coding sequence ATGGTCTATCAACATCCTACCGTTTCAGAATATCTTCATTCTAGAGCGTACATCATTGAAGAGTGGCGAGCATTGCATGGTCAATTCAAAGATACTTTTCTCAACAAGAATACTGTGTACGAATACAAACAAGGAAAAAAACTTTACAAAGTTCACATTGATTTTACGAAAGGTTCTTTTTTGCACTTGCTAGGGCTTGACTATCAAGCGCAAAAATTGGATAAAGCACGTTTTTGGGAGAAGATTGACCAAAATATCGACTTAAATTTAGACCTTCTGACTTTTGCTCATGAGTCTTTTGGCAGCAACAAAAATACCTTGGTTCAACTATTTGAGTACAAAAGGTCTGCGTTGAAGTGTGCTGATGAATTATTCCATGAAGGTGTTTGTATCTCTTCAGCAGCAGTATATCCAAAACTTAAATATGATTTAATGCTGCGTTCAAGAAAAGATACGTTGGGGATAGCTCTCATGCAGAACCCTAAGGGTGAACCGGATCATTATATATTAAAATCCACACTTAATTTGAGCCGACAATTAACTAATAAAGGGTCACAGGGGAATGGTCAGCACACTCTATACATTGGGCAAGGTTAA